The Impatiens glandulifera chromosome 3, dImpGla2.1, whole genome shotgun sequence genome contains a region encoding:
- the LOC124931622 gene encoding transcription factor BIM1-like isoform X2: MELPRPLGRQEGRKQTHDFLSLYEPVQQDPISPPPPQAGNFLRTQEFLQPLSSRGENNGKEIMNLEKAPTPAGGWIGTNYSISQISLFNKVLQKVEGGVFTMAQAGNINKNDVNSNCSSYPVNGFTLWERSAMAKGKTRKENIAGDIPVTVAAGIIMGEGEWPSQSSSNNSSSNHHHLASTTYSSLSSSQPLSANKNKSFMDMLKSAKISHDEDDDEDEQEFIIKEEPFSNPTMMVDNKRDNQKPSTPRSKHSATEQRRRSKINDRFQSLRELIPKNDQKRDKASFLLEVIEYIQYLQEKVQNFEGPYQRWNQLEPSKSGPWATSHNNNNKPAVEPQLVLSMNGNNTKAQEHDVESDTIKISTAYSHGLLSNLTQALQSSGVDLSQATISVKIDIGKQPNGINIASEPSNAMDSRSEQCSKRMKTGQQ; the protein is encoded by the exons ATGGAGCTTCCTCGCCCTTTAGGAAGGCAAG AAGGGCGGAAGCAGACACAtgactttctctctctttatgaACCAGTCCAACAAGATCCAATTTCTCCTCCTCCCCCACAAG CTGGGAATTTCCTTAGAACACAGGAATTCCTGCAACCATTGAGTTCGAGAGGGGAGAATAATGGCAAGGAGATAATGAACTTGGAGAAGGCACCAACACCTGCAGGTGGATGGATAGGTACTAATTATAGCATAAGTCAAATTTCGTTATTTAACAAGGTACTACAAAAGGTGGAAGGAGGTGTATTTACAATGGCTCAAGCAGGTAACATCAACAAAAATGATGTGAACTCAAATTGCAGTTCTTACCCAGTTAATGGTTTCACATTATGGGAAAGATCTGCAATGGCAAAGGGGAAGACAAGGAAGGAGAATATTGCTGGAGATATACCTGTTACAGTAG CTGCTGGAATTATAATGGGAGAAGGAGAATGGCCATCACAATCCTCTTCAAACAACAGTAGCAGTAACCATCATCATCTCGCCAGCACCACTTACAGCTCCCTTTCTTCTTCTCA ACCCTTGTCAGCAAACAAGAATAAAAGTTTTATGGATATGTTAAAATCTGCAAAAATCTCccatgatgaagatgatgatgaagatgaacaagAGTTTATCATCAAAGAAGAACCTTTTTCTAACCCCACAA TGATGGTTGATAATAAACGAGATAATCAGAAACCTAGTACTCCAAGATCAAAGCATTCCGCAACAGAGCAACGTAGAAGAAGCAAGATAAACGACAG ATTTCAGAGTTTGAGAGAACTTATCCccaaaaatgatcaaaagaGAGATAAAGCATCATTCTTATTAGAG GTTATTGAGTACATTCAGTATTTACAAGAGAAAGTTCAGAATTTCGAAGGGCCATACCAGAGATGGAATCAATTAGAACCATCAAAATCAGGGCCATGG gCAACcagtcataataataataataagcctGCTGTAGAACCTCAATTGGTATTGTCAATGAATGGAAACAACACAAAGGCTCAAGAACACGATGTGGAAAGCGATACAATTAAAATCTCGACTGCATATTCTCATGG GTTGTTAAGTAACTTGACACAAGCACTACAAAGTTCAGGAGTCGACTTGTCGCAAGCCACTATCTCGGTTAAAATTGATATAGGAAAGCAACCAAATGGTATAAACATCGCATCAGAACCATCTAATGCCATG GACTCGAGGTCTGAACAATGTTCGAAGAGGATGAAAACGGGGCAACAATAG
- the LOC124931622 gene encoding transcription factor BIM1-like isoform X1: protein MELPRPLGRQEGRKQTHDFLSLYEPVQQDPISPPPPQAGNFLRTQEFLQPLSSRGENNGKEIMNLEKAPTPAGGWIGTNYSISQISLFNKVLQKVEGGVFTMAQAGNINKNDVNSNCSSYPVNGFTLWERSAMAKGKTRKENIAGDIPVTVEAAGIIMGEGEWPSQSSSNNSSSNHHHLASTTYSSLSSSQPLSANKNKSFMDMLKSAKISHDEDDDEDEQEFIIKEEPFSNPTMMVDNKRDNQKPSTPRSKHSATEQRRRSKINDRFQSLRELIPKNDQKRDKASFLLEVIEYIQYLQEKVQNFEGPYQRWNQLEPSKSGPWATSHNNNNKPAVEPQLVLSMNGNNTKAQEHDVESDTIKISTAYSHGLLSNLTQALQSSGVDLSQATISVKIDIGKQPNGINIASEPSNAMDSRSEQCSKRMKTGQQ, encoded by the exons ATGGAGCTTCCTCGCCCTTTAGGAAGGCAAG AAGGGCGGAAGCAGACACAtgactttctctctctttatgaACCAGTCCAACAAGATCCAATTTCTCCTCCTCCCCCACAAG CTGGGAATTTCCTTAGAACACAGGAATTCCTGCAACCATTGAGTTCGAGAGGGGAGAATAATGGCAAGGAGATAATGAACTTGGAGAAGGCACCAACACCTGCAGGTGGATGGATAGGTACTAATTATAGCATAAGTCAAATTTCGTTATTTAACAAGGTACTACAAAAGGTGGAAGGAGGTGTATTTACAATGGCTCAAGCAGGTAACATCAACAAAAATGATGTGAACTCAAATTGCAGTTCTTACCCAGTTAATGGTTTCACATTATGGGAAAGATCTGCAATGGCAAAGGGGAAGACAAGGAAGGAGAATATTGCTGGAGATATACCTGTTACAGTAG AAGCTGCTGGAATTATAATGGGAGAAGGAGAATGGCCATCACAATCCTCTTCAAACAACAGTAGCAGTAACCATCATCATCTCGCCAGCACCACTTACAGCTCCCTTTCTTCTTCTCA ACCCTTGTCAGCAAACAAGAATAAAAGTTTTATGGATATGTTAAAATCTGCAAAAATCTCccatgatgaagatgatgatgaagatgaacaagAGTTTATCATCAAAGAAGAACCTTTTTCTAACCCCACAA TGATGGTTGATAATAAACGAGATAATCAGAAACCTAGTACTCCAAGATCAAAGCATTCCGCAACAGAGCAACGTAGAAGAAGCAAGATAAACGACAG ATTTCAGAGTTTGAGAGAACTTATCCccaaaaatgatcaaaagaGAGATAAAGCATCATTCTTATTAGAG GTTATTGAGTACATTCAGTATTTACAAGAGAAAGTTCAGAATTTCGAAGGGCCATACCAGAGATGGAATCAATTAGAACCATCAAAATCAGGGCCATGG gCAACcagtcataataataataataagcctGCTGTAGAACCTCAATTGGTATTGTCAATGAATGGAAACAACACAAAGGCTCAAGAACACGATGTGGAAAGCGATACAATTAAAATCTCGACTGCATATTCTCATGG GTTGTTAAGTAACTTGACACAAGCACTACAAAGTTCAGGAGTCGACTTGTCGCAAGCCACTATCTCGGTTAAAATTGATATAGGAAAGCAACCAAATGGTATAAACATCGCATCAGAACCATCTAATGCCATG GACTCGAGGTCTGAACAATGTTCGAAGAGGATGAAAACGGGGCAACAATAG